Proteins encoded together in one Pseudomonas sp. TCU-HL1 window:
- a CDS encoding LuxR C-terminal-related transcriptional regulator, whose protein sequence is MPCLGQTPHAIPSRLPRLPPAHVPRPRLVERLATQDAQLRLLCAPAGFGKSVLLNEFLRAQADPGLVIWLNLAGHALAPEQLVAQLAAELGQDSPPLPAAQALQLLLSHRGAPVWLVLDDYPGHPLAGLDDCIDQLLARALPDLRLLVSVRQRPAWNLPRLLLAGELLELDATQLALDRQQHERLVNQLAPHSGAALREELWQETEGWCAGVRLHLSGKAPTSASGNHCWLKEYLDHELLNRLSPEEANCLFALAHLPKVSAGLCQHLWEDSDGAELFERLLARQAFCMPLDEHGTWYRVLPAVARALRHRISEAAATRLHLSACRMFIAAGQVEDAIEQALCAGQQEAAANYLERLGQEWLTGEQHLAHLLAWRARLPAPLLESTPRLLSLNAWGLLISWRLDEAEACIAKLGHFLPQPTAQRNRKLIANWQALNGVLAAMRSQAVASARQHCQEALQHLPEHDWMPILFCYSTLARMAMASGAPEEAQPYLHKALETARRQGSLLFEVLINLDRIRLLLLRGEFGRAQTLLEQSFALIGQRKQVDSLVLGRLHLVQAELYLIGDRLDDAERALKAGLEQAQGCQDPFALHGFLGLAELRARRDQFDQAFQELREAERQMHCRQVWRYVYSGVLNLQGMRVLARQGRWDRIEPVALRIQRYFVGERAWMAPLDYPTLPLRNQLLLARAQLETGLAEQAEALLQDLLEHCQTQQFVPLGCEVRLALSAAWRALGRADAAQLERQALAQAERLGMHGLLRGHACGDSNVTVDSDQASLLSQRERAVLQLLAEGFSNQEIGGYLFISVNTVKTHTKKINSKLGVKRRTQAVMRAKTLGLLV, encoded by the coding sequence ATGCCCTGCCTCGGCCAGACTCCGCACGCCATTCCGTCTCGCCTGCCGCGCCTTCCGCCGGCCCACGTTCCTCGCCCGCGGCTGGTCGAGCGCCTCGCCACCCAGGATGCCCAACTACGATTGCTCTGCGCCCCAGCCGGTTTCGGCAAGAGCGTGCTGCTCAACGAATTCCTGCGCGCCCAGGCCGACCCCGGCCTGGTCATCTGGCTCAATCTCGCCGGCCACGCCCTGGCCCCCGAGCAACTGGTCGCGCAACTTGCCGCCGAGCTGGGCCAGGATTCCCCGCCGCTCCCGGCCGCACAGGCCCTGCAGTTGCTGCTGAGCCATCGCGGCGCGCCGGTCTGGCTGGTCCTGGACGACTACCCCGGCCACCCGCTCGCCGGCCTCGACGACTGCATCGACCAACTGCTCGCCCGCGCACTTCCGGACCTGCGCCTGCTGGTCAGCGTACGACAGCGCCCGGCCTGGAACCTGCCACGCCTGCTGCTGGCGGGCGAACTGCTGGAACTGGACGCCACCCAGCTGGCACTCGACCGCCAGCAGCACGAACGCCTGGTGAACCAGTTGGCCCCGCACTCCGGCGCAGCCTTGCGCGAAGAGCTTTGGCAGGAAACCGAAGGCTGGTGCGCTGGCGTGCGCCTGCACCTCTCCGGCAAAGCACCGACCAGCGCCAGCGGTAACCATTGCTGGCTCAAGGAATACCTCGACCACGAGCTGCTCAATCGCCTGAGCCCCGAAGAAGCCAACTGCCTGTTCGCCTTGGCCCACCTGCCGAAGGTGTCCGCCGGCCTCTGCCAGCACCTCTGGGAGGACAGCGACGGCGCCGAGCTCTTCGAACGGCTGCTGGCGCGCCAGGCCTTCTGCATGCCACTGGACGAACACGGCACCTGGTACCGGGTACTGCCTGCCGTGGCACGCGCCCTGCGCCACCGCATCAGCGAGGCGGCCGCGACCCGCCTGCACCTCAGCGCCTGCCGCATGTTCATTGCCGCCGGCCAGGTGGAAGACGCCATCGAACAGGCCCTTTGCGCGGGCCAGCAGGAAGCAGCCGCCAATTACCTGGAGCGCCTTGGGCAGGAGTGGCTGACCGGTGAACAGCATCTGGCCCACCTGCTCGCCTGGCGGGCCCGCCTTCCCGCCCCGCTGCTGGAAAGCACCCCGCGCCTGCTCAGCCTGAATGCCTGGGGCCTGCTGATCTCCTGGCGCCTGGACGAAGCGGAAGCCTGCATCGCCAAGCTCGGCCACTTCCTGCCGCAACCCACTGCCCAGCGAAACCGCAAGTTGATAGCCAACTGGCAGGCGCTGAACGGTGTGCTCGCCGCGATGCGCAGCCAGGCCGTGGCCAGCGCACGGCAGCATTGCCAGGAAGCCCTGCAACATCTGCCCGAGCACGACTGGATGCCCATCCTGTTCTGCTACTCCACCCTGGCACGAATGGCCATGGCCAGCGGCGCCCCGGAAGAGGCGCAACCCTATCTGCACAAGGCGCTGGAGACCGCGCGTCGCCAGGGCAGCCTGCTGTTCGAGGTGCTGATCAACCTTGACCGCATCCGCCTGCTCCTGCTGCGTGGCGAATTCGGCCGCGCCCAGACCTTACTGGAACAAAGCTTCGCCCTGATCGGCCAGCGCAAGCAGGTCGACAGCCTGGTGCTTGGGCGCCTGCATCTGGTCCAGGCCGAGCTGTACCTGATCGGTGATCGCTTGGACGACGCTGAACGCGCCCTCAAGGCCGGCCTGGAGCAGGCCCAGGGCTGCCAGGACCCCTTCGCCCTGCACGGCTTCCTGGGCCTGGCGGAACTGCGCGCCCGCCGCGACCAGTTCGACCAGGCCTTCCAGGAGCTGCGCGAAGCCGAGCGGCAGATGCATTGCCGCCAGGTCTGGCGCTACGTCTACAGCGGCGTATTGAACCTGCAGGGCATGCGCGTGCTCGCTCGCCAGGGGCGCTGGGACCGTATCGAGCCCGTGGCACTGCGTATCCAACGCTACTTCGTGGGCGAGCGCGCCTGGATGGCACCGCTGGACTACCCCACCCTGCCGCTGCGCAATCAATTGCTCCTGGCACGCGCGCAGTTGGAAACCGGCCTGGCCGAACAGGCCGAAGCGCTGCTCCAGGACCTGCTCGAGCACTGCCAGACCCAGCAGTTCGTGCCGCTCGGCTGCGAGGTACGCCTGGCCCTGTCCGCCGCCTGGCGCGCCCTCGGCAGGGCCGACGCCGCGCAACTGGAACGCCAGGCCCTGGCACAGGCGGAGCGACTGGGCATGCACGGCCTGCTGCGCGGTCACGCATGCGGCGACAGCAACGTGACCGTCGACAGCGATCAGGCGAGCCTGCTCAGCCAGCGAGAACGGGCCGTGCTGCAACTTCTGGCCGAAGGTTTCTCCAACCAGGAGATCGGCGGCTACCTGTTCATCTCGGTGAACACGGTGAAAACGCATACCAAGAAGATCAACAGCAAGCTTGGTGTGAAGCGCCGCACCCAAGCGGTGATGCGCGCCAAGACCCTCGGCTTGCTGGTGTGA
- a CDS encoding Re/Si-specific NAD(P)(+) transhydrogenase subunit alpha produces the protein MHIGVPLETHAGETRVAATPETIKKLVGQGHQVTVQSGAGVSASIPDSAFEAVGAAIGNDAAAFGADLVLKVVAPTDAELAHMRTGAVLVGMLNPFSNETIARMNARGITAFALEAAPRTSRAQSLDVLSSQANIAGYKAVLLASHHYPRFMPMLMTAAGTVKAARILILGAGVAGLQAIATAKRLGAVIEASDVRPAVKEQIESLGAKFVDVPFETDEERECAQGVGGYARPMPASWMERQAKAVHERAKQADIVITTALIPGRKAPTLLHEATVAEMKPGSVVIDLAAAQGGNCPLTEAEQVVVKHGVTIVGHSNLAAMVPADASALYARNLLDFLKLVIDKDGQFHLNLEDDIVAACLMCRDGQVVRNNG, from the coding sequence GTGCACATCGGTGTTCCTCTCGAAACCCACGCCGGGGAGACGCGGGTTGCCGCGACACCCGAGACCATCAAGAAGCTGGTGGGCCAAGGCCATCAGGTGACGGTGCAAAGCGGTGCCGGCGTCAGCGCCAGCATCCCGGACAGCGCCTTCGAAGCCGTTGGCGCCGCCATTGGCAACGACGCCGCTGCCTTCGGCGCCGACCTGGTGCTGAAAGTGGTTGCCCCGACCGACGCCGAGCTGGCCCACATGCGCACCGGCGCCGTGCTGGTTGGCATGCTCAACCCCTTCAGCAACGAGACCATCGCGCGCATGAACGCCCGTGGCATCACCGCCTTCGCCCTCGAAGCGGCGCCGCGTACGTCCCGCGCCCAGAGCCTCGACGTCCTGTCTTCCCAGGCCAACATCGCCGGCTACAAGGCCGTGCTGCTGGCATCGCACCACTATCCGCGCTTCATGCCGATGCTGATGACCGCCGCCGGTACCGTAAAGGCCGCGCGCATCCTCATCCTCGGTGCCGGCGTGGCCGGCCTGCAGGCCATCGCCACGGCCAAGCGCCTGGGTGCGGTGATCGAGGCTTCCGACGTGCGTCCGGCGGTGAAGGAGCAGATCGAATCCCTCGGCGCCAAGTTCGTCGACGTGCCCTTCGAGACCGATGAAGAGCGCGAATGCGCCCAGGGCGTCGGCGGTTACGCCCGCCCGATGCCGGCCTCCTGGATGGAGCGCCAGGCCAAGGCCGTGCACGAACGCGCCAAGCAGGCCGATATCGTCATCACCACCGCGCTGATCCCGGGCCGCAAGGCGCCGACCCTGCTGCACGAGGCCACCGTCGCCGAAATGAAGCCGGGCTCCGTGGTCATCGACCTGGCCGCAGCCCAGGGCGGCAACTGTCCGCTGACCGAAGCCGAACAGGTGGTGGTCAAGCACGGCGTGACCATCGTCGGCCACAGCAACCTGGCGGCCATGGTGCCGGCGGACGCGTCCGCCCTCTATGCGCGCAACCTGCTGGACTTCCTCAAGCTGGTCATCGACAAGGACGGCCAGTTCCATCTCAACCTCGAAGACGACATCGTCGCCGCGTGCCTGATGTGCCGCGACGGCCAGGTCGTCCGTAACAACGGCTAA
- a CDS encoding IS481 family transposase, with product MPWQECTTMSIRREFVRLAEQPQSNVRELCRRYGISPKTAYKWLQRHREHGDAGLQERSRRPLHSPGRSDPDLEQAVVQLHHRFPYWGARKLRGLLPAAFERPHHSTLDAILRRHGCRVRYHAEEAEAPATQRFEHCQPNELWQMDFKGHFPLADGRSSRCHPLTLLDDHSRFALCLEACEGERLELVRPHLIQVFRRYGLPRRITADNGPPWGSNIAGGLSALEVWLMRLGIEVSHSRPHHPQTQGKLERFHQTLKRELLQRSFRDLAHCQQAMAHWREQYNHDRPHEALGQLPPITRYQPSRRSYPEQLPELDYEPGDRVLKVGRVGQVSFQGRSLFVGGGLYGERVALRPTAVDGVYDVVFIHKTLRQVDLRPGKT from the coding sequence ATGCCGTGGCAGGAGTGCACCACCATGTCGATTCGACGCGAGTTTGTGCGGTTGGCCGAACAACCGCAGAGCAACGTGCGGGAGCTGTGTCGGCGCTACGGCATCAGCCCGAAAACCGCCTACAAATGGTTACAGCGCCACCGCGAGCACGGCGATGCGGGGTTGCAGGAGCGCTCACGCCGGCCGTTGCACAGCCCTGGGCGCAGCGACCCGGACTTGGAACAGGCGGTGGTGCAGTTGCACCACCGTTTCCCGTATTGGGGCGCCCGCAAGCTGCGCGGCCTGCTGCCGGCCGCGTTCGAGCGTCCCCACCACAGCACCCTCGACGCCATCCTCCGCCGCCATGGTTGCCGGGTGCGCTACCACGCCGAGGAGGCCGAAGCTCCGGCCACGCAGCGCTTCGAGCACTGCCAGCCGAACGAGCTCTGGCAGATGGACTTCAAGGGCCACTTCCCGCTCGCCGACGGCCGCTCGTCGCGCTGCCACCCGTTGACGCTGTTGGATGATCACTCACGCTTTGCCCTCTGCCTGGAGGCCTGCGAGGGCGAGCGCCTCGAACTGGTTCGACCGCACCTGATCCAGGTCTTTCGCCGCTATGGCCTACCGCGCCGGATCACCGCCGACAACGGTCCGCCCTGGGGCTCGAACATCGCGGGCGGCCTGTCCGCCCTGGAGGTCTGGCTGATGCGGCTCGGCATCGAGGTCAGCCACAGCCGCCCTCATCATCCGCAGACCCAGGGCAAGCTGGAACGCTTCCACCAGACACTCAAGCGCGAGTTACTGCAGCGCTCGTTTCGCGACTTGGCGCACTGCCAGCAGGCGATGGCGCACTGGCGGGAGCAGTACAACCACGACCGCCCGCATGAGGCGCTGGGCCAACTGCCACCGATCACGCGCTACCAGCCAAGCCGGCGCAGCTACCCGGAGCAATTGCCTGAGCTGGACTACGAACCGGGCGACCGGGTGCTCAAGGTCGGCCGCGTCGGCCAGGTCAGTTTCCAGGGACGCAGCCTGTTCGTCGGCGGGGGGCTGTACGGGGAACGCGTCGCTCTCCGCCCCACCGCCGTCGATGGCGTCTACGATGTGGTGTTCATCCACAAGACCCTGCGCCAAGTCGACTTGAGACCGGGCAAGACATGA
- a CDS encoding LysR family transcriptional regulator, giving the protein MRRKIPSTAALIAFESAARHQSFTKAADELALTQSAICRQIAGLEEFLGLELFRRSRRGVKLTEAGLAYSRRIATQLDAVERDTLAVMGQQGAMTVELAIVPTFGTQWLLPRLKDFQRLHPEVTVNLTNRTRPFLFADTDFDAALYFGDAEWSGTRADFLMHEYSVPVCSPTLLQGSDGLDAEAIARLPLLQQTTRPYAWRQWFNSLGMNVARDLSGPRHELFSMLAQAAMHEMGVALIPPFLIQRELADRRLVIAHPHSFRSDKAYYLIIPERKLESAALGAFRDWLVEAARQYRNEAGLD; this is encoded by the coding sequence ATGCGCCGGAAGATTCCCAGTACCGCCGCCTTGATCGCCTTCGAGTCGGCCGCTCGCCACCAGAGTTTCACCAAGGCAGCCGATGAGCTGGCCCTGACCCAGAGCGCAATCTGCCGGCAGATTGCCGGGCTGGAAGAATTCCTCGGCCTGGAGTTGTTTCGCCGTTCGCGGCGCGGGGTGAAGCTGACCGAAGCCGGACTGGCCTATTCCCGGCGTATCGCCACCCAACTCGATGCCGTGGAGCGCGACACCCTGGCCGTGATGGGCCAGCAAGGTGCGATGACGGTCGAGCTGGCCATCGTTCCGACCTTCGGTACCCAGTGGCTGCTGCCGCGACTGAAGGACTTCCAGCGCCTTCACCCGGAAGTCACGGTCAACCTGACCAACCGCACCCGTCCCTTCCTCTTCGCCGACACCGACTTCGATGCCGCACTTTATTTCGGCGATGCCGAATGGTCCGGTACCCGCGCCGACTTCCTGATGCACGAGTACTCGGTGCCGGTGTGCAGCCCGACCCTGCTGCAGGGTAGCGACGGCCTGGACGCCGAGGCCATCGCCCGCCTGCCCCTGCTGCAGCAGACCACCCGCCCCTACGCCTGGCGCCAGTGGTTCAACTCCCTGGGCATGAATGTGGCCCGTGATCTCAGCGGCCCGCGCCATGAGCTGTTCTCGATGCTGGCCCAGGCCGCCATGCACGAAATGGGCGTGGCGCTGATTCCGCCTTTCCTGATCCAGCGCGAACTGGCGGACCGTCGCCTGGTGATCGCTCACCCCCACAGTTTCCGTAGTGACAAGGCCTATTATCTGATCATCCCGGAGCGCAAGCTGGAGTCCGCCGCCCTCGGCGCCTTCCGTGACTGGCTGGTAGAAGCCGCCCGCCAGTACCGCAACGAAGCCGGCCTGGACTGA
- a CDS encoding NAD(P) transhydrogenase subunit alpha, with protein sequence MDLISDGIYNLIIFVLAIYVGYHVVWNVTPALHTPLMAVTNAISAIVIVGAMLAAALTVTPLGKTMGTLAVALAAVNVFGGFLVTRRMLEMFKKKAPKAAAEKH encoded by the coding sequence ATGGATCTGATTTCAGACGGCATCTACAACCTGATCATCTTCGTGCTGGCCATCTACGTCGGCTACCACGTGGTGTGGAACGTCACCCCGGCCCTGCACACCCCGCTGATGGCCGTGACCAACGCCATCTCGGCCATCGTGATCGTCGGCGCCATGCTGGCCGCTGCGCTCACCGTCACCCCGCTGGGCAAGACGATGGGCACCCTGGCCGTGGCGCTGGCCGCGGTGAACGTCTTCGGTGGCTTCCTGGTCACCCGTCGCATGCTGGAAATGTTCAAGAAGAAAGCGCCGAAAGCGGCTGCGGAGAAACACTGA
- a CDS encoding DUF1302 domain-containing protein: protein MTTRTMRGIFRPHTLAAAVALGCSAQASAITFNIGEIEAQFDSSLSVGASWAVRSPDPEFISTASGGEALSRTSDDGRLNFKKGETFSKIFKGIHDLELKYGDTGVFLRGKYWYDFELKDEHRLFYDIDDHNRKEGARSSGAQLLDAFLYHNYNLGDLPGSFRIGKQVVSWGESTFIGNSINSINPIDAAAFRRPGAEIKEGLIPVNMIYLSQSLTDNLSAEAFYQLEWDQTVADNCGTFFSTSDVVADGCVDRLVVNGPDLPPGVSPNRGATLYIPRAGDRDARDSGQFGVAIRWFVPEFNDTEFGAYAMNYHSRGPIFSTIRTTRPDPRVIPGAPAARYFIEYPEDIRLYGLSFQTNIEGTSVAGEVSFRPNMPLQINSTDLSFAALGVPNSPVFESGHARNRAGEDLHGYVRKPVTQAQVTATQFIDQVLGASRLTLVGEVGYNHIGGLNDDIGELRYGRDPIYGPGRLSSQAVCLALTASSPQQRECNDKGFYTSSSWGYRARASLEYSNVFAGINLTPSVAWSHDVDGYGPNFNEGSKAISLGLNAEYQNTYTASLSYTDFFGGHYNVTTDRDFVALSFGLNF from the coding sequence ATGACAACAAGAACAATGCGCGGAATCTTCCGGCCGCACACGCTGGCCGCCGCCGTCGCCCTGGGTTGCAGCGCCCAGGCCTCTGCCATCACGTTCAACATTGGCGAAATCGAAGCACAGTTCGACTCCTCCCTCTCGGTCGGCGCCAGTTGGGCCGTGCGCTCACCCGATCCCGAATTCATCTCCACCGCCAGTGGTGGCGAGGCGCTCTCGCGGACCTCTGACGACGGCCGCTTGAACTTCAAGAAAGGGGAGACGTTCTCGAAGATCTTCAAGGGCATCCACGACCTGGAATTGAAGTACGGCGATACCGGCGTGTTCCTTCGCGGCAAGTACTGGTACGACTTCGAGCTGAAGGACGAGCATCGGCTCTTCTATGACATCGACGACCACAACCGCAAGGAAGGCGCCCGCTCCTCTGGCGCGCAACTGCTCGACGCCTTCCTCTATCACAACTACAACCTGGGCGACCTGCCGGGCAGCTTCCGTATCGGCAAGCAGGTGGTGAGCTGGGGCGAAAGCACCTTCATCGGCAACAGCATCAACTCGATCAACCCCATCGACGCTGCAGCCTTCCGCCGCCCGGGTGCCGAGATCAAGGAAGGCCTGATCCCGGTGAACATGATCTACCTGTCCCAGAGCCTGACCGACAACCTCTCCGCCGAAGCCTTCTACCAGCTCGAGTGGGACCAGACGGTGGCGGACAACTGCGGCACTTTCTTCTCCACGTCAGACGTGGTGGCCGATGGCTGCGTCGACCGCCTGGTGGTCAACGGGCCGGACCTGCCGCCCGGTGTGTCCCCCAACAGGGGCGCCACCCTGTATATCCCCCGCGCCGGGGATCGGGACGCCCGTGACAGCGGCCAGTTCGGCGTGGCCATCCGCTGGTTCGTGCCCGAGTTCAACGACACCGAGTTCGGCGCCTACGCGATGAACTACCACAGCCGCGGCCCGATCTTCAGCACCATCCGCACCACCCGGCCGGACCCTCGGGTCATTCCTGGCGCCCCGGCGGCACGCTACTTTATCGAGTACCCCGAGGATATCCGCCTCTACGGCCTGAGCTTCCAGACCAACATCGAAGGCACCTCGGTGGCGGGCGAAGTCAGCTTCCGTCCGAACATGCCGCTGCAGATCAACAGCACCGACCTGTCCTTCGCCGCCCTCGGCGTGCCCAACTCGCCGGTCTTCGAGAGCGGTCATGCACGCAACCGCGCCGGCGAAGACCTGCACGGCTACGTGCGCAAGCCGGTCACCCAGGCCCAGGTCACCGCTACCCAGTTCATCGACCAGGTCCTGGGCGCCAGCCGCCTGACCCTGGTCGGCGAGGTGGGCTACAACCACATCGGCGGCCTGAACGACGACATCGGCGAGTTGCGCTACGGCCGCGACCCGATCTATGGCCCCGGCCGACTGTCCAGCCAGGCCGTGTGCCTGGCACTCACCGCCAGCAGCCCGCAGCAGCGCGAATGCAACGACAAGGGCTTCTACACCAGTAGTTCCTGGGGCTACCGCGCCCGCGCCAGTCTGGAGTACAGCAACGTCTTTGCCGGCATCAACCTGACTCCGAGCGTCGCCTGGTCCCACGACGTCGACGGCTACGGCCCGAACTTCAACGAAGGTTCCAAGGCCATCAGCCTCGGCCTCAACGCCGAGTACCAGAACACCTACACCGCGAGCCTCAGCTACACCGACTTCTTCGGCGGCCACTACAACGTCACCACCGACCGCGACTTCGTCGCCCTCAGCTTCGGCCTCAACTTCTAA
- a CDS encoding DUF1329 domain-containing protein has product MNKRSILQSGVLALSLLAAHVMAAVTPDEAAQLGASLTPLGAEKVGNADGSIPAWTGGLPTNASVVDSNGFLADPYASEQPLFTITAANAEQYKDKLSPGQMAMFKRYASTYKIPVYPSHRSAAVPQAVYDAARQSALNTQPVDGGNGLSNFADSHYYAFPIPKDGVQALWNHITRYRGGNARRLVVQATPQTNGSFTPVQFQDEVAFPADMAQLEKEKAANVLLYFKQRVLAPSRLAGNVLLVHETIDQVKEPRLAWLYNAGQRRVRRAPQVAYDGPGTAADGMRTADNFDMFSGAPDRYDWKLVGKKEMYIPYNSYKLESPKLKYKEILQPGHLNQDLTRYELHRVWEVVATLKPNERHIYAKRHYFIDEDSWQIAYADHYDGRGQLWRVGEGHASYHYQRQVSTYAVEALYDIIAGRYIALGLKNEEKHGIEFGFAASGADYTPAALRNAGIR; this is encoded by the coding sequence ATGAACAAGAGAAGCATCCTGCAAAGTGGCGTCCTGGCCCTCAGCCTGCTCGCTGCCCATGTCATGGCCGCCGTCACCCCGGATGAAGCGGCGCAGCTCGGCGCCAGCCTCACCCCGTTGGGCGCGGAAAAGGTCGGCAACGCCGACGGCAGCATCCCGGCCTGGACCGGCGGGCTGCCGACCAATGCCTCCGTGGTCGATTCCAACGGTTTCCTCGCTGACCCCTACGCCAGCGAGCAGCCACTGTTCACCATCACCGCCGCCAACGCCGAGCAGTACAAGGACAAGCTGTCCCCCGGGCAGATGGCGATGTTCAAGCGCTACGCCAGCACCTACAAGATTCCGGTCTACCCCAGCCACCGCAGCGCAGCCGTGCCGCAGGCGGTCTATGACGCGGCCAGGCAGAGCGCCCTCAACACCCAGCCGGTGGATGGCGGCAACGGCTTGTCCAACTTCGCCGACAGCCACTACTACGCCTTCCCCATTCCCAAGGACGGCGTCCAGGCGCTGTGGAACCACATCACCCGCTACCGCGGCGGCAACGCCCGCCGCTTGGTCGTCCAGGCTACGCCGCAGACCAACGGCTCCTTCACCCCCGTGCAGTTCCAGGACGAAGTGGCCTTCCCGGCGGACATGGCCCAACTGGAAAAGGAAAAGGCAGCCAATGTGCTGCTCTACTTCAAGCAGCGAGTACTGGCCCCCTCGCGCCTGGCGGGTAACGTTCTGCTGGTGCACGAAACCATCGACCAGGTAAAAGAGCCGCGCCTGGCCTGGCTCTACAACGCGGGCCAACGTCGCGTACGCCGCGCCCCGCAGGTGGCCTACGACGGCCCTGGTACCGCCGCCGATGGCATGCGCACCGCCGACAACTTCGACATGTTCTCCGGCGCGCCGGATCGCTACGACTGGAAGCTGGTGGGCAAGAAGGAGATGTACATCCCCTACAACAGCTACAAGCTCGAGTCGCCCAAGCTCAAGTACAAGGAAATCCTCCAGCCGGGCCACCTGAACCAGGATCTCACCCGCTACGAGCTGCACCGCGTCTGGGAAGTGGTCGCCACCCTCAAACCCAATGAGCGCCACATCTATGCCAAGCGCCACTACTTCATCGACGAAGACAGCTGGCAGATCGCCTATGCGGATCACTACGACGGTCGCGGCCAGCTCTGGCGCGTGGGCGAAGGCCACGCCAGCTACCACTACCAGCGTCAGGTCAGCACCTACGCGGTGGAAGCCCTCTACGACATCATCGCCGGGCGCTACATCGCCCTCGGCCTGAAGAACGAAGAAAAGCACGGCATCGAGTTCGGCTTCGCCGCCAGCGGCGCCGACTACACCCCGGCCGCCCTGCGCAACGCGGGCATTCGCTGA
- a CDS encoding NAD(P)(+) transhydrogenase (Re/Si-specific) subunit beta, which translates to MSMNLITVLYLVASVCFIQALKGLSHPTSSRRGNLFGMVGMAIAIVTTVGLIYKLGAELATQGIGYVIVGLLVGGTAGSIMAKRVEMTKMPELVAFMHSMIGLAAVFIAIAAVVEPQSLGIVAALGDAIPAGNRLELFLGAAIGAITFSGSVIAFGKLSGKYKFRLFQGAPVQFAGQHKLNLLVGLAIIALGLYFSFTGNLQAFALLVALAFVIGVLIIIPIGGADMPVVVSMLNSYSGWAAAGIGFSLNNSMLIIAGSLVGSSGAILSYIMCKAMNRSFFNVILGGFGAEADAGAAAGSTEQRPVKSGSSDDAAFLLTNADSVIIVPGYGLAVARAQHALMELSEKLSHRGVNVKYAIHPVAGRMPGHMNVLLAEAEVPYEQVFEMEDINSEFGQADVVLVLGANDVVNPAAKNDPKSPIAGMPILEAFKAKTIIVNKRSMASGYAGLDNELFYMDKTMMVFGDAKKVIEDMVKAVD; encoded by the coding sequence ATGAGCATGAACCTGATCACTGTTCTCTACCTCGTCGCCTCGGTGTGCTTCATCCAGGCGCTCAAGGGCCTGTCGCACCCGACTTCGTCGCGTCGCGGCAACCTGTTCGGCATGGTCGGCATGGCCATCGCCATCGTCACCACCGTCGGCCTCATCTATAAGCTCGGCGCCGAGCTGGCCACCCAAGGCATCGGCTACGTGATCGTCGGCCTGCTGGTCGGCGGCACCGCCGGTTCGATCATGGCCAAGCGCGTCGAAATGACCAAGATGCCGGAGCTGGTCGCCTTCATGCACAGCATGATCGGTCTGGCCGCGGTGTTCATCGCCATCGCCGCCGTCGTCGAGCCGCAGTCCCTGGGTATCGTTGCCGCCCTCGGCGACGCCATTCCAGCGGGTAACCGCCTGGAACTGTTCCTCGGCGCGGCCATCGGTGCCATCACCTTCTCCGGTTCGGTGATCGCCTTCGGCAAGCTGTCGGGCAAGTACAAGTTCCGCCTGTTCCAGGGCGCCCCGGTGCAGTTCGCCGGCCAGCACAAGCTGAACCTGCTGGTGGGCCTCGCAATCATCGCCCTGGGCCTGTACTTCAGCTTCACCGGGAACCTCCAAGCCTTCGCGCTGCTGGTGGCCCTGGCCTTCGTCATCGGCGTGCTGATCATCATCCCGATTGGCGGCGCCGACATGCCGGTGGTGGTGTCCATGCTGAACAGCTACTCGGGCTGGGCGGCAGCCGGTATCGGCTTCTCGCTGAACAACTCGATGCTGATCATCGCCGGCTCGCTGGTGGGCTCCTCGGGTGCGATCCTCTCCTACATCATGTGCAAGGCGATGAACCGCTCCTTCTTCAACGTCATCCTCGGTGGCTTCGGCGCCGAAGCCGACGCCGGTGCCGCAGCCGGTAGCACTGAGCAGCGTCCGGTGAAGTCCGGCTCCTCCGACGATGCCGCCTTCCTGCTGACCAACGCCGACAGCGTGATCATCGTTCCCGGCTACGGCCTGGCGGTGGCCCGTGCCCAGCACGCGCTGATGGAGCTGTCCGAGAAACTGTCCCACCGCGGCGTGAACGTGAAGTACGCGATCCACCCGGTTGCCGGCCGTATGCCGGGCCACATGAACGTCCTGCTGGCCGAGGCCGAAGTGCCTTACGAGCAGGTGTTCGAGATGGAAGACATCAACTCCGAGTTCGGCCAGGCCGACGTGGTGCTGGTGCTCGGCGCCAACGACGTGGTCAACCCGGCCGCGAAGAACGATCCGAAGTCGCCCATCGCCGGCATGCCGATCCTGGAAGCCTTCAAGGCCAAGACCATCATCGTGAACAAGCGCTCCATGGCCAGCGGCTACGCCGGTCTGGACAACGAACTGTTCTACATGGACAAGACCATGATGGTGTTCGGCGACGCCAAGAAGGTGATCGAGGACATGGTCAAGGCTGTCGACTGA